Sequence from the Pan paniscus chromosome 4, NHGRI_mPanPan1-v2.0_pri, whole genome shotgun sequence genome:
ATTGCAGATACAGGCTATGATAAGTAAGGGGTTTGGTGGTAGAGGGCTGAGATCAATCACCTTAACATCAGTGGTGATAATTGTTTCATCCCTCTGGGCTAATTTCAGGTGCTGTCACTGAAGTCAAAACAGACATTTATGTGACCAGTTTTGGGCCCGTGTCAGATGTGGAGATGGTGAGTAAGTTCTAAGTGAGTTGGGTGTTTTCATTTCGGGGAGGAGAGTGGAGTCCCAAAACTAATGATAATGGGCATTGCCACCAAGCTTGGCTCCAGATTCATGACACAATATGTGTATTCATGCTGGGAGGGCATGACCATTAGAATGGATTCCTGGCTTAATCTTCACATTTCACTAAGGGCTTTAACATTTTAAGCTGagggactttttaaaattatgtcctCTCTTCCATCCACATGCTATGCACTAATTCTTCCCTCCAAAGAGAAGagattttcccctttctttgtGAAGCTCCAGCAAATTtattggaggaagaaaaaaaaacacacagatctTATTCCATATAAAAGTTTATTGAGTATGTCTATAAAACCTAAAGCATAATTGTCTTTTGTGGCAACATCATTAtcagtatattttattaaaacagtAAAGAGGTCATTTGGAAAGGCTGATGCTCTCCACCTTTTACATTGAGGATGGACCAGTAGGTGTTCTGGGGACTCTGTTCCAGGTGCAGATGGCTGTAGCATTCATAAGAGGGTATTTATAGTAAGTAGCAATGAAAACTTGAACTCATCTTTTAGAACAAAGTGTATCATGGTATTCTTTTATGGTTCTCAGGTGGCATTTCTCTCTAAAATGGAAGTGTAAATATGAATGCTGAAGTAAACATAACTGTCTTTAAAGAGGTTCACCATTAGGTTTTATTAAGGAAATGTAATTCTAAAGAAACAGTTATAGGAGACTTTTtcattttgtgcttttttaaGTTGGCAAGAAAAGAAgatgtaaagaaaggaaaaaggaaggagtaaaggaagaagagaaagggatatggaggaaaagaaagaagaaataaaattgaaagaaaaggaaagagggaggaagggctttattcaggaGATAATTATCTTACTATATAAGGAGAAAGAGGAGTTAGCAATATTCAGAATCCTGAATTATTTTAGTATCATATTTTTCATTCGTGTTCTAAGCCACTCCAAGTATAAACAACTACAACAATTTGCTATTGAATTGTTGAAGTCTGAGTATACTTAGTGTTCTATCTTatgcttgtgtctgtttttacagtttatttgtGCAATAGGTCCCTATTATATCATGAGGcattattgtatggatatattgcttgtcaaattatatttttaaaatgtaatcactGCTTGCCATAATAAGTTTCATAAAAGAATTTATATAGTAGGCAAAGCAATTATTGGCAATACTTTGATATAATTACAAGTTGTTATTTGTTATTGACTTTTGCAATAGCTCTTATTATAgttcttaaacattttaatgcTATTTCATAAAAGCCACAGATTAACTCATAATTTTGATGATACATACTTAAATGATACCCTCTTTAGAATAGTCACGGTAAGACTTGTTTATATGTTCCCTgagaacaatataaaataattttgatgtgCAGCTATAGTGTGTTTATCAAGTAAGGTTTATCTATGTGTGGAATTTTACTGAATGGTACTCTGAAGCTCTGAGATACCTTTGAGGGTGAATGAGGTGCAAAGGGGAATAGTTAGTCTAACCGATGGTATAAAGGCCAGCCAGCACAAAGGCTAAACtaaatatttccataatttttttctagattaaGGAGGACATATTGATAGATGGAAATATGGATGACTGGATAGATAAAGAGGAAGAATATTAAGGAAAGTCAAGGTGGAGGAGGGAAGTTTACATATCGCAGCACTATCTTTTATAACAATGCAAACTTTCTGAgtttaagaataataataactagCTAAAATTATAGCTTTGTGAGAAATTATTGCGATAAAAAGTTGCTTTATTGCTTAAGTTTTGAGATTGGGTGTATAGGCTAGTGAATAAactattcttagcaaactatcttTCCAGCccacacaaatattttattttctcttaggaGTATACGATGGATGTTTTTTTCCGCCAGACCTGGACTGATGAGAGGTTGAAGTTTGGGGGACCAACTGAGATTCTGAGTCTGAATAATTTGATGGTCAGTAAAATCTGGACGCCTGACACCTTTTTCAGAAATGGTAAAAAGTCCATTGCTCACAACATGACAACTCCTAATAAACTCTTCAGAATAATGCAGAATGGAACCATTTTATACACCATGAGGTGAGGTTTCTCCAATTCTATTTCCCCTGCCTAAATGATATGTCCATAATACTAACTCAGAACCGTTGATTTCAATGTTTCTAGGCTTACCATCAATGCTGACTGTCCCATGAGGCTGGTTAACTTTCCTATGGATGGGCATGCTTGTCCACTCAAGTTTGGGAGCTGTAAGTTACAACAGGCTTCTGAGAGTCAAATAatacatccaaaatatataattactTGGTTTTAGTTGATACTGGAAATCAAGGAAGAAATAGAATCATGACAATATCAGTGTGATTCTAGGAATATACTTAATCATTCTGTCAATCTCATAAATTGAGGCTTTAGTCACCAAgattaaagaaaacattaaatacaatctatgtttctatttccttttttatagacaATGTGcactttgaaggaaaaaaagacaactcGTCAAATTCACTGCtatatttaatttgtttcaaatatttagaTGCTTATCCCAAAAGTGAAatcatatatacatggaaaaaaggACCACTTTACTCAGTAGAAGTCCCAGAAGAATCTTCAAGCCTTCTCCAGTATGATCTGATTGGACAAACAGTATCTAGTGAGACAATTAAATCTAACACAGGTAAGAATTTGACCAAAGGATGGAAATAATCCCTCAGGATGACTCCAGtgtacattttcaaaatatctatttctttttccttcgcCTTAGCCATTCTCAGCTAAGCATGCTGTTTTGAAGTGATGAATAGCTTTCCTTAAAACTGATTTTGCAACCAGGTGCATATAAAGATTTGTGTAATCTTGGAATAAGTAGTTTTTTTTATGTATATGATATAAAGAACCCTACTGAAAACAATAAGTTGATGTGTCTCTTCGCTCTATCATCTGCTGATCAAGTAGCTTTCTCATATACTGAAATGTACCTTTGCTTGTTTTCTTCCAGtcaatgttaatttaaaaattgtcaagATTTATATTCAACTGCATTCTTTTTGCAGACTGTCAGCAGTAATAATACTGATGTATGTGTCTTCCAACAGGTGAATACGTTATAATGACAGTTTACTTCCACTTGCAAAGGAAGATGGGCTACTTCATGATACAGATATACACTCCCTGCATTATGACAGTCATTCTTTCCCAGGTGTCCTTCTGGATTAATAAGGAGTCCGTCCCAGCAAGAACTGTTTTTGGTATGTGTCACATTTTGTACTTCATGTACATTCATCCTCCACCTTTCATTGCTTGTGtattttgagtaaatatttacactggtgCACTTTTTCAATCCACAAAGAAAATAGGTTCCTGTCTCATCCAGACATATGTATCATGCAAAATCACTGTCATTATATCACAAGTTGTGTGATGAATCAACAAAAATTTTGTCTCAGTGAGAATTATGGCTGGTTTCCTATGACTTTCATGTGTCCTATTTGCAGTGCTTTATCTTGATTTTCTTTGTCGTAACTGAGGAAAAGCAGAAAGTTAAAAACTGCATGTAAATCCATGAAAGCAAAAGATTAAGGTATTGAACACTGTAATACATAGGTTGTATACCCCTTttattaggttgaaccatataAAATTGTCATTTCGTCAATTTTTTATGATTCAACCTACATATTTAGTTCCACTTATAGATAGAATCAcaactaattttaataaaacaaaattaaataataagaaaaagagcTTCAACTGGAAACATCAGTGACACATTCCAGTGTTTTTCCTGGGTTTAATGATTATAAATTTAGTAGTCTCTAAGATAGACCTGAATTGAATAGAAATCAtaaatcttgattttttaaatttactaagttaaaatagattttttgaaaattacaaaagaatGCCAACATAATGATGTTGACCATCAATATTATACATCTCCTAATAGTAAAAATTCCCCAGGCCATAGTTCAAGAAGGAAAACTGCCAGCAAgtgatacattttatattctaatGAGTAAATATTATACCTTAAAATCTAGctagaaatacaaacaaattaggtAACCTAATTTTATGCTAATATTTATACCATATTTGTTTACTAACTATCATTTAATATGTTCGCTGGTAAAATTGGTCTGAAAttcaaggtttttttctttttctttctttctttttttttttttttttgagacggagtctccgtctgtcgcacaggctggaatgcagtggcgggatctcggctcactgcaggctccgccttccgggttcacgccattctcctgcctcagcctccggagtagctgggactacaggctcccgccaccaagcccggctaattttttgtatttttagtagagactgggtttcaccgtgttagccaggatagaatggtctcgatctcctgacctcgtgatccgcccgcctcggcctcccaaactgctgggattacaggtgtgagccaccgctcccggcctcaacttttttttttcttaagtggtAATAATTTGTTACAAGTTCTCTCAAGCCCTAAACAACTAGAACTATTTACGACTTAAATTTTACAATAACTAGTTCAATTCAGCAAACTCAAAATTTTTTGAGCAGTTATAATGTATGTCACTTCACTAAATATTGAAAGATTCAGAAATGATAATACTTATGATAataattatgaacaattataacacaaaaaatatttttaaaaatgactttgccTTGGTAGAGTTTTTTGTCTTCTCCTCTGACACATTCTCATTTGATTTTGCCATAGGATTCCCAGTACTAATATTACatttcctattcttttttattttagggatCACCACTGTTTTAACTATGACCACTTTGAGCATCAGTGCCCGGCACTCTTTGCCAAAAGTGTCATATGCCACTGCCATGGATTGGTTCATAGCTGTTTGCTTTGCATTCGTCTTCTCCGCTCTTATCGAGTTCGCAGCTGTCAACTACTTTACCAATCTTCAGACACAGAAGGCCAAAAGGAAGGCACAGATTGCAGCCCCACCCACAGTGACAATATCAAAAGCTACTGAACCTTTGGAAGCTGAGATTGTTTTGGtaattgtttactttttctaTCATTACCTACCGTAGGAAAAAGCAGCCTAAATAGTGATCAGAAACAACGAAAGTGTCCAAAAGTAATGTGAGTTGAGCACAGGTTATATAACTGTAGTTTCAAGAGCAAGGCCAGTTTCTGTTCCAACTTCACAGAGAAAAGCTATGGAACAATCCTTCATTTATCTTTGCTGTAAACTTTGGGCATTCTTCTTTCATCATCCTCACTTATACTGGCAGATTCCAGGCTCTCAGAGGAGACTAGAAAATTCTAAGCCTTTAGATGTTTCTTTTGAACAAAATCACTTGTACCAAGTAGgggcaaaaaagtaaaaaaaaaaatgttttttctaatgAGGTTTCAGAGTGCAGGAAAGAAACAAGGACTTCTATGGAATGGACAATTTTTGTTATAAATCTGCTTGCTGCTTTATTTCAAGAGGGCAAGGCATCTGTGAATAATGAATAATAGATTCTCTGAATGTTGAGTCATAACCCAAGAATTTGAttcatattaaaacattttcatattcacatttgtatattaaatatatgtatatcaatGAGTTTATAGTCAATGGCTTATGTTCAGTGAGAAATAGttataaatttttgttaaatttgctGTGGCTAAGCTCTGGTCCCCAGAGGTTTTTGAATAAGAAACAAATGGTAACATTAATATTTCAAGGGCCATTAATATGCCCCCATATTTCAATTTtgcataaaattaaattataacaaCAATTAAGCTGAACATACTTATTTTAGTGGATAATAAAACTGATTGACagtcataaatttttattttaatacaaatcTTAAAGAGTAGCTGTTAGAAGAGGAATGTTTTGCTCTGTGAATTCAAGTAAGGCAGACACTTtgaactgaaattttttttacaacTGATCCATTCTAGTAAGCATTTCCATATCTGAAAACTACACGCAGCCCAGTAATCCTCAGTTTAACTTTATGATAAAAGTTTTAAAGcgatttgttttttacttttcagaATCTGTGGCACTTGTTGACTGAAAAGGTGATCATTTTCTTATTGACATTTTGTCTTTGATAAACTAAGAAACTTGTTTGagaatttatattttctccaaGAAATGAGAGGCCATCCCCAtaatatgtagaaatatataatttaaggattttttattagcccttatttaaaaaaaataaagaaaaaagaaaaaaaatgccattcaGTGATCCAGTTTAATTACCTTCTTTTATAAGTGAAAAACACAGTCTAGGAGAGGGAAAATATTAGTTTCTAGTTGGTAGAAAATCTAGGAATTGATTCAAAAACTTTGTATAAGCctagtgcggtggctcacacctgtcatcccagcattttgggaggctgagttgggaggatcacttgaagccaggagttaaaAATCAgaatgggcaacatagcaggctGACCCccatatttgcaaaaataaaaaaaaaaattgctctgtGGTGGTGGCATATGCTTGCAGTTCTAGCTTTTCAGGGAACTGAGGCAAGAAGATGGCTTGCATGCAGGattttgaagttacagtgagccatgatcacgccgctgaactccatcttgggtgacatATTTAGATACTAtctttgtaataataataataataataatcagaagaagaagaagaaggtctGAAATCCACAATATTACAGAAACTGAGGCCACCCTTCCCAAGAATTCCCTAAAGACTGAAATATGCCAGGGTGCATACCACAggataaaacattttaagaaagtaGTTGAGTCCCAAAATTCTTCCTTTGACTTAATAATATATTCTTTATGTATCTGTAGTTTGAAAGGTtaccaaaatataaattttgtaacAAAAT
This genomic interval carries:
- the GABRA6 gene encoding gamma-aminobutyric acid receptor subunit alpha-6 isoform X2 yields the protein MASSLPWLCIILWLENALGKLEVEGNFYSENVSRILDNLLEGYDNRLRPGFGGAVTEVKTDIYVTSFGPVSDVEMEYTMDVFFRQTWTDERLKFGGPTEILSLNNLMVSKIWTPDTFFRNGKKSIAHNMTTPNKLFRIMQNGTILYTMRLTINADCPMRLVNFPMDGHACPLKFGSYAYPKSEIIYTWKKGPLYSVEVPEESSSLLQYDLIGQTVSSETIKSNTGEYVIMTVYFHLQRKMGYFMIQIYTPCIMTVILSQVSFWINKESVPARTVFGITTVLTMTTLSISARHSLPKVSYATAMDWFIAVCFAFVFSALIEFAAVNYFTNLQTQKAKRKAQIAAPPTVTISKATEPLEAEIVLHPDSKYHLKKRITSLSLPIVSSSEANKVLTRAPILQSTPVTPPPLSPAFGGTSKIDQYSRILFPVAFAGFNIVYWVVYLSKDTMEVSSSVE
- the GABRA6 gene encoding gamma-aminobutyric acid receptor subunit alpha-6 isoform X1 — protein: MASSLPWLCIILWLENALGKLEVEGNFYSENVSRILDNLLEGYDNRLRPGFGGAVTEVKTDIYVTSFGPVSDVEMEYTMDVFFRQTWTDERLKFGGPTEILSLNNLMVSKIWTPDTFFRNGKKSIAHNMTTPNKLFRIMQNGTILYTMRLTINADCPMRLVNFPMDGHACPLKFGSYNVHFEGKKDNSSNSLLYLICFKYLDAYPKSEIIYTWKKGPLYSVEVPEESSSLLQYDLIGQTVSSETIKSNTGEYVIMTVYFHLQRKMGYFMIQIYTPCIMTVILSQVSFWINKESVPARTVFGITTVLTMTTLSISARHSLPKVSYATAMDWFIAVCFAFVFSALIEFAAVNYFTNLQTQKAKRKAQIAAPPTVTISKATEPLEAEIVLHPDSKYHLKKRITSLSLPIVSSSEANKVLTRAPILQSTPVTPPPLSPAFGGTSKIDQYSRILFPVAFAGFNIVYWVVYLSKDTMEVSSSVE